The nucleotide window CGGTGCCTCCGTTGGGCATGGCTTGCTGCGCGTTGAGGACCAGGTTGTGCACCACCTGGCTCATCTGCCCCTCATCGATATCGACAGCCCACAGATCCTGGGGAAACAGGCAATCGCACAGGACGTTGCTCCCGCGCAGCACGAAGTTCGCCCACTCCGGCAACAGCTCGCCGATCGCCGAGACCCGCTTGAGCGGCTGCCCCCCCTTGGAAAAAGTCAGGAGCTGTTGGGTCAGGCCGGTGGCCCGGAGCGTGGCGCTTTCCGCCTCGCTGAGCCGGCGGAACAGTTTGTCCTCCTGGTTCAGCCCCCGCTTGGCCAGGGAAAGATTCCCGAGGACCGCCGTGAGAATGTTGTTGAAGTCGTGGGCGATCCCGCCGGCCAGGACTCCGATCGATTCCAGCTTCTTCACAACTAGCAGCTGCCGTTCGATTTTCGCCTGCTCGGTCACATCCCGAAACACGAGCACCACGCCGATGATCGTCCCGTCGTGCGCCCTGATGGGAGCGCCGCTGTCGGCCACGAGCCGTTCGGCCCCGTCCTTGGCGATGAGGAGCGCGTGGGCGCTCAACGCCACCACGTGGCCCCTCCGCAGAACCTGCTCGGCGGGACTGACACGGGGCTGGCGCGTCATCTCGTCCACGATATGAAAGACCCGGTTCAGCGGCTGTCCCTGCGCGTCCGCCTGGGTCCAGCCGGTCAGCGTCTCGGCGACGGCGTTGAGCAGCTGAACATATCCTTCCGCATCGGTGGCGATCACGCCGTCGCCGATCGAGCGGAGCGTCACGTCCAGCCGCTCCTTTTCGGCCGCCAAGGCACGCTCGGCCTCCTTGCGTTCGATGAATTGGCCGACCTGCCGTCCGACGGCCGTCATCATGGCCAGCAAATTCTCGTCCGGTTGCCTGGGCGCCCGACTGAAGAACTCCAGGACTCCCAGCGTGTCCGTTCCCACCTGCACAGGAAATCCGAACGCGCCGTGCAACCCGGCGTCAGCCGCCGCCTGCTCGCGCGGGAAATTTCTGTCCTGCGCCACATCGGCAATCCAGGCCGCCTCGCCTCCGGCCCAGACTCGGCCCGGCAGACCCACCCCCCCCTCGAAGGTCCGGCGCCGACTCTCCTGCACAAACCCCGGACAGTTCGCCTCGAGGAGCGGGTGTTGCCAGCCATGCTCGAACCGAAGGTGCTGTCCGGCTTCATCTATCGTCCAGAGCAGCCCCACATCCCAGGCCAGGGTCCGGCAGATCGTCTCCAGCAGCTTCGGGGCGGCCTCCGGGAGAGAAGCGGACTCCGAGAGAATGCGGGTGACCGTATGCTCCGCCAGCATCTGCTTTTCCGCCTTCCGCCGCTCCTCGATCCCGCGGAAGACCAGCACCACCCCGATCATCCGCCCTGCCGCATCCCGGATCGGGGCCCCGCTGTCGTCGATGGGACATTCCGTCCCGTCCCGCGCCATCAAGATCGTATGGTTGGCCAGGCCCGCCACCATCCCTTCCCGCAGCACCTTGGTCACGGGGCTCTCCACCGTCTCGCGGCTGTTCTCATTGACGATCTTGAAAATCTCATCCAGGGGCCGGCCTTTCGCGTCCGACTGTTGCCAGCCGGTCAGCGATTGCGCGATCTGGTTCATGAACAGGACCGTCCCATGACGATCAGTGGCGATCACGGCATCCCCGATGCTCCCGAGCGTGATGGACAGCCACTCTTCCCGTTCCTGGGAATAGCCGTACAGGCCGGCCAGGGACCGCGCGGCCCAGAGCGTCAAGCCCAGCATGGGCAGCCACACGAGCAAGCCCAGCCCGCCCAGGCG belongs to Nitrospirota bacterium and includes:
- a CDS encoding PAS domain S-box protein, whose protein sequence is MTPRTDTSAGSAYPWAGPSRRLLLLIVLISLLACAIAALGLRYVERRLVQATGETLSLSAAEIADKVDRVLRERLGDVRIIASSPVLHSRDSAAMTRFLRDIKAVQAPDYVWLGVTDAQGRILAATDAATIGRDRAETAWFRTVRDGAAFHIADVSPFTEAGGPDTLAFTARLAGPGGEFLGAVTALVGLAELEEAVTQTLRTFQMRAGFSGRLEYQFVTASGAAFVDSEQAFKEPINLLRLGLPSARLSQSDRSGYVEEEHLRRHVQVITGYARTHGVDAGGGVKWGVLVRMNRGDVLAPIRMDLLRLGGLGLLVWLPMLGLTLWAARSLAGLYGYSQEREEWLSITLGSIGDAVIATDRHGTVLFMNQIAQSLTGWQQSDAKGRPLDEIFKIVNENSRETVESPVTKVLREGMVAGLANHTILMARDGTECPIDDSGAPIRDAAGRMIGVVLVFRGIEERRKAEKQMLAEHTVTRILSESASLPEAAPKLLETICRTLAWDVGLLWTIDEAGQHLRFEHGWQHPLLEANCPGFVQESRRRTFEGGVGLPGRVWAGGEAAWIADVAQDRNFPREQAAADAGLHGAFGFPVQVGTDTLGVLEFFSRAPRQPDENLLAMMTAVGRQVGQFIERKEAERALAAEKERLDVTLRSIGDGVIATDAEGYVQLLNAVAETLTGWTQADAQGQPLNRVFHIVDEMTRQPRVSPAEQVLRRGHVVALSAHALLIAKDGAERLVADSGAPIRAHDGTIIGVVLVFRDVTEQAKIERQLLVVKKLESIGVLAGGIAHDFNNILTAVLGNLSLAKRGLNQEDKLFRRLSEAESATLRATGLTQQLLTFSKGGQPLKRVSAIGELLPEWANFVLRGSNVLCDCLFPQDLWAVDIDEGQMSQVVHNLVLNAQQAMPNGGTVTIRGENVVLAGFAVARQPPLPDGRYVKVTIRDQGVGIAPQFLTKIFDPYFTTKKVGSGLGLSTSFSIVKNHEGHLTVESQLGVGTSFSIYLPASSAGTPAPQERVHLVMQGRGRVLIMDDEPVIRAVGVEMLTQCGYEAAEASDGAQALQMYREAKEQDRPFDAVIMDLTIPGGMGGLETLEQLLEMDPQVKAVVSSGYANDPVMADYRRYGFCGMVAKPYTLVAFSQVLYRVVIEEGRQVQG